From the Leifsonia sp. AG29 genome, one window contains:
- a CDS encoding dihydrolipoamide acetyltransferase family protein, with the protein MAEFTMPALGADMEEGTLVEWMVKPGDLVHRGQLVAAVDTDKSVIDVETFEEGVVAELLAHEGDRLPVGAPLARIVPTPASAGATPAPPTHAAPPSPAAPPPAAPHAAPPRATPPVRELAHRAGVDLRTVHGTGTAGAVTRADIQRAAQAAPARAATSAAGRRRSSPRARRLAAEAGIDLAGVTGTGPGGAVTEADLARPEAPAERRTTEPPPAPTRAPAPAHRPPEGAAAKRTAGLRRTIGALMARSKKTIPHYYLTCTIDLRAAMTWLEQANASRPVAARLVPAVLLLRATSLAAREMPEMNGFFTDGRFVAGAGVHLGVVVSLRTGGVIAPAILDADALPLDELMERFRDVVGRARSGRLQRAEMTEATITVTNLGELGVDSVLGVIYPPQVALVGFGRVSEQPWAHDGMVGVRPAVTATLSADHRVSDGMRGARFLSRIDELLQKPEAL; encoded by the coding sequence GTGGCTGAGTTCACGATGCCGGCGCTCGGCGCAGACATGGAGGAGGGCACGCTCGTCGAGTGGATGGTGAAGCCGGGCGACCTGGTGCACCGGGGACAGCTCGTCGCGGCGGTCGACACCGACAAGTCGGTCATCGACGTGGAGACCTTCGAGGAGGGGGTGGTCGCCGAGCTGCTCGCCCACGAGGGCGACCGGCTGCCGGTGGGCGCCCCGCTCGCGCGGATCGTGCCGACCCCGGCGTCCGCCGGCGCGACCCCCGCGCCGCCGACCCACGCCGCGCCTCCTTCCCCCGCCGCGCCTCCCCCTGCCGCCCCCCACGCCGCGCCTCCTCGGGCCACGCCACCGGTGCGCGAACTCGCTCACCGGGCCGGTGTCGACCTGCGGACGGTCCACGGGACCGGGACGGCCGGGGCGGTCACGCGTGCCGACATCCAACGGGCCGCCCAGGCCGCTCCCGCGCGGGCCGCCACCTCGGCTGCCGGGCGTCGCCGCTCCTCCCCGCGGGCGCGGCGGCTCGCGGCGGAGGCGGGAATCGACCTGGCCGGCGTAACGGGAACCGGGCCCGGCGGCGCCGTCACGGAGGCCGACCTCGCACGCCCCGAGGCGCCGGCGGAGCGCCGCACGACCGAGCCGCCCCCCGCGCCGACGCGCGCGCCGGCGCCCGCGCATCGACCGCCCGAGGGCGCGGCCGCCAAGCGCACCGCGGGCCTCCGCCGCACCATCGGCGCCCTCATGGCGCGGTCGAAGAAGACGATCCCGCACTACTACCTCACCTGCACCATCGACCTGCGCGCGGCGATGACCTGGCTAGAGCAGGCGAACGCCTCCCGGCCCGTCGCCGCGAGACTCGTCCCCGCCGTGCTGCTCCTCCGCGCCACGAGCCTCGCCGCGCGGGAGATGCCGGAGATGAACGGATTCTTCACGGACGGCCGCTTCGTGGCCGGCGCGGGCGTCCACCTGGGCGTGGTCGTCTCCCTGCGCACCGGGGGCGTCATCGCGCCGGCCATCCTCGACGCGGATGCTCTCCCCCTCGACGAGCTGATGGAGCGGTTCCGCGACGTCGTCGGCCGGGCCCGGTCCGGGCGCCTGCAGCGCGCCGAGATGACGGAGGCGACGATCACCGTCACGAACCTCGGCGAGCTCGGTGTCGACAGCGTCCTCGGCGTCATCTACCCGCCCCAGGTCGCGCTCGTCGGCTTCGGCCGGGTGAGCGAGCAGCCGTGGGCGCACGACGGGATGGTCGGGGTCCGGCCCGCGGTGACGGCCACGCTGTCGGCCGACCACCGGGTGAGCGACGGGATGCGCGGGGCGCGCTTCCTCAGCCGGATCGACGAGCTTCTCCAGAAGCCCGAAGCCCTGTGA
- a CDS encoding HAD-IA family hydrolase, whose translation MVDLHLSVPDGSGTADAAPGSGAGMTPLLPRALAGAVLDMDGVVTNTRVLHLRAWTMLFDAELPELAPAAPPFTPRDYATSVDGRSRESGVRTLLAAKGVGADAITGRLVERLASRKQQLFENLVATQGVALEPGAARFIRSLRDAGVRVAIATASKNANRVLEPTGVLSLVDALVDGNDAEALGLPSKPDPALFVEACRRIGVAPEEALLVEDSEAGVTAAVAAGFAVVVGRAAEPAHAAGLRRREADLIVPDLTALGAEPPGLILARDGGDPWLLRFTGYDPAAERTRESLCTLANTYWATRGAAEEARRDSLHRPGTYLAGVYDSGEGGSHADEALVNAPNWLPLLFRPEGGDWLRAEDASPASFHQEFDLRQGLLTRSFTVRDERGRETSLRFRRIVSQADRRIGAVQAVITARNWSGRLAVRTGVDAGADRTHLTVRDLRAVAEDTLLCESETVASGVHIALVARTRAYRGSALLGVSPESVTDDSSIAQEFDIELEKGRPLTVEKVVAVSTSRDRAIRSPEAAARAAAGRAPRFAEILEEHARAWEELWSVFDVTTEPEGPLGVALALNTMHLLQTLAGADPDLDVGVPARGLHGEAYGGHVFWDELFVYPVLTLRRPGLTRELLRYRHRRLPQARLAAAAAGLAGALFPWQSATTGEDVTPDRLFNPLAGAWMPDHSHLQRHVGLGVAYSAWQFYQTTGDAEYLAEEGGELIVEIARCFASAAEWDEATGNYSIRGVMGPDEFHDGPPDAAGRGLTDNVYTNVMTAWVLLRAADTVRLLSARPDTGCYDALRISPGELDEWARIARRLRIVFNADGTLSQFDGYDRLEQLDLDAYRARYPNIQRMDLILDAEGDSTNRYQVSKQPDCLMLLYLFSAEELRELLAHLGHALDPDVIVRTVERYSRTSTYGSTLSNVVHSWLEARRDRERSWRFLERTLQSDLADIQGGTTRDGIHLAAMAGSVDLLTRCYAGLETRADMLWFHPLLPSELERLEFGVLYRSHRLRLVVTHSSLEIRSAPGYADPVRIMVEGQPALLHTGEARTFEL comes from the coding sequence GTGGTCGATCTTCACCTGAGCGTCCCCGACGGTTCGGGGACCGCGGACGCCGCGCCGGGAAGCGGGGCCGGGATGACGCCGCTGCTGCCCCGCGCGCTCGCCGGCGCTGTGCTCGACATGGACGGGGTGGTCACGAACACGCGGGTGCTGCACCTCCGCGCGTGGACGATGCTGTTCGACGCCGAGCTTCCGGAGCTCGCGCCCGCCGCGCCTCCTTTCACCCCGCGCGACTACGCGACCTCCGTGGACGGCCGGAGCCGGGAGAGCGGCGTCCGGACCCTTCTCGCGGCCAAAGGGGTCGGTGCCGACGCGATCACCGGGCGCCTCGTCGAGCGGCTGGCGAGCCGCAAGCAGCAGCTCTTCGAGAACCTCGTCGCGACCCAGGGGGTCGCGCTCGAACCCGGGGCCGCGCGGTTCATCCGGTCGCTCCGCGACGCCGGGGTGCGGGTGGCGATCGCCACGGCCAGCAAGAACGCGAACCGCGTGCTCGAACCGACCGGCGTGCTGTCGCTCGTGGACGCGCTGGTCGACGGGAACGACGCGGAAGCCCTCGGGCTGCCCTCCAAGCCCGACCCGGCGCTGTTCGTCGAGGCGTGCCGGCGGATCGGCGTCGCACCCGAGGAGGCGCTCCTCGTCGAGGACTCGGAGGCCGGTGTCACCGCGGCGGTCGCGGCCGGGTTCGCGGTGGTGGTCGGCCGCGCCGCCGAACCCGCGCACGCCGCCGGGCTCCGGCGTCGGGAGGCCGACCTCATCGTGCCGGACCTCACGGCGCTCGGGGCCGAGCCGCCGGGTCTCATCCTCGCGCGCGACGGAGGCGACCCCTGGCTGCTGCGCTTCACCGGGTACGACCCGGCCGCCGAACGGACGCGGGAGAGCCTGTGCACCCTGGCCAACACCTACTGGGCGACCCGAGGAGCGGCCGAGGAGGCCCGCCGCGACAGCCTCCATCGGCCCGGCACCTATCTGGCGGGCGTCTACGACTCCGGCGAGGGCGGCTCCCATGCCGACGAGGCCCTCGTGAACGCGCCGAACTGGCTCCCCCTGCTCTTCCGGCCCGAGGGCGGAGACTGGCTCCGCGCCGAGGATGCGTCGCCTGCGTCGTTCCACCAGGAATTCGACCTCCGGCAGGGCCTTCTCACCCGCTCCTTCACCGTCCGGGATGAGCGGGGGCGCGAGACGTCTCTGCGGTTCCGGCGCATCGTCTCGCAAGCGGACCGCCGCATCGGCGCCGTCCAGGCCGTCATCACCGCGCGCAACTGGAGCGGCCGCCTGGCCGTCCGCACCGGTGTCGACGCGGGAGCCGATCGCACTCACCTCACGGTCCGCGACCTGCGCGCCGTCGCCGAGGACACCCTCCTCTGCGAGAGCGAGACGGTGGCCTCCGGCGTGCACATCGCCCTCGTCGCGCGGACGCGCGCCTACCGCGGCAGCGCGCTTCTCGGCGTCTCGCCGGAGTCCGTGACGGACGACTCGTCGATCGCCCAGGAGTTCGACATCGAGCTCGAGAAGGGCCGCCCGCTGACGGTCGAGAAGGTCGTCGCCGTCTCCACGTCGCGCGACCGGGCGATCCGGTCCCCCGAGGCGGCCGCCCGGGCCGCGGCCGGCCGAGCCCCTCGCTTCGCCGAGATCCTGGAGGAGCACGCCCGCGCCTGGGAGGAGCTCTGGTCGGTGTTCGACGTGACGACCGAGCCCGAGGGCCCGCTCGGCGTCGCCCTCGCTCTCAACACGATGCACCTCCTCCAGACCCTCGCCGGCGCGGACCCCGATCTCGACGTCGGCGTCCCGGCGCGCGGCCTTCACGGCGAGGCGTACGGCGGTCACGTCTTCTGGGACGAGCTCTTCGTCTATCCGGTGCTCACCCTCCGCCGCCCGGGCCTGACCCGGGAACTGCTGCGCTACCGCCATCGGCGGCTGCCGCAGGCGCGCCTCGCTGCGGCAGCAGCCGGACTCGCGGGCGCTCTCTTCCCCTGGCAGAGCGCCACGACCGGCGAGGACGTCACCCCCGACCGCCTGTTCAACCCGCTGGCCGGCGCGTGGATGCCGGACCACTCGCACCTCCAGCGGCACGTCGGGCTCGGCGTGGCCTACAGCGCGTGGCAGTTCTATCAGACCACCGGCGACGCCGAGTACCTCGCCGAGGAGGGCGGCGAGCTCATCGTCGAGATCGCGCGGTGCTTCGCGTCGGCGGCCGAGTGGGACGAGGCCACGGGCAACTACTCGATCCGGGGAGTGATGGGGCCCGACGAGTTCCACGACGGTCCTCCCGACGCCGCAGGCCGCGGACTGACCGACAACGTCTACACCAACGTCATGACGGCGTGGGTTCTGCTGCGCGCGGCGGACACGGTCCGCCTCCTCTCGGCCCGGCCCGATACCGGCTGCTACGACGCCCTCCGGATCTCGCCCGGCGAGCTCGACGAGTGGGCGCGCATCGCCCGGCGCCTGAGGATCGTCTTCAACGCCGACGGCACGCTCTCGCAGTTCGACGGCTACGACCGGCTCGAGCAGCTCGACCTCGACGCGTACCGCGCCCGCTACCCGAACATCCAGCGCATGGATCTGATCCTCGACGCCGAGGGCGACTCGACCAACCGGTACCAGGTCTCGAAGCAGCCCGACTGCCTCATGCTCCTCTACCTCTTCTCGGCGGAGGAGCTGCGGGAGCTGCTCGCCCACCTCGGGCACGCGCTCGACCCCGACGTCATCGTCCGGACCGTCGAGCGCTACTCGCGCACCTCCACCTACGGCTCGACGCTCTCGAACGTGGTGCACTCCTGGCTGGAGGCGCGGCGCGACCGCGAACGCTCCTGGCGCTTCCTCGAGCGCACCCTCCAGAGCGACCTCGCCGACATCCAGGGAGGGACGACCCGCGACGGCATCCACCTCGCGGCCATGGCCGGCTCGGTCGACCTGCTGACCCGCTGCTATGCCGGGCTCGAGACGCGCGCCGACATGCTGTGGTTCCACCCGCTCCTCCCCAGCGAGCTCGAGCGCCTCGAGTTCGGCGTGCTGTACCGGTCGCACCGGCTGCGGCTCGTCGTGACGCACAGCTCGCTCGAGATCCGCTCCGCCCCGGGGTACGCGGACCCGGTCCGGATCATGGTGGAGGGACAGCCCGCGCTCCTCCACACCGGGGAGGCCCGCACGTTCGAGCTGTGA
- a CDS encoding cation-translocating P-type ATPase, producing the protein MTAPVQERPTREPIELLLRDLKTGREGLGSREAAHRLEVSGPNALPRGRRASWVAEVLRQLTHPLALLLWAAAVLAWIAGTPVLSWAILGVIAINAAVAYLQERQAQRAIEALARYLPQQATVLRDGAVATVAAIELVPGDVLLVGEGDRVSADARLIAGSVEVDLSALTGESVPVSRSAGAVDTADRLVDAPDALFSGSQCLSGEGRAVVFATGASTELGRIATLSRQGRPTASPLERQVRRSTWLIAGVAVGVGLLFLPLGLWAGLSFSEAAIFAIGLLVANVPEGLLPTITLALAVGVRVLARQGALVKQLSAVETLGSTTVICTDKTGTLTQNAMRVNQLWCGGAGYDAAARDPVLQPLAEVMADCNQLERTSDPMEVALRDGAAELGVEPAPRVATFAFDPERKRMSVVSRRGAALTVLVKGAPEMLLGLCASTYDGRARQPMSGDGRNAVLEAVDGFARRGLRVLALAAKEVEVVPPSAEAAESGLCFLGLVALLDPPRPEVAAAVAACHSAGITIHVVTGDNGSTAAEIAQEVGIGAERVVNGPDADAMSEPQLDELLGAPGEIVFARSSPEGKLRIAEALQETGHTVAMTGDGVNDAPALHRADIGVAMGRSGTDVAREAATMILTDDNFATIVTAVREGRRAYDNLRKFVLYIFVHAVPEVAPFLLFALAGGLVPLPLTVLQILAIDLGTEILPALALGREKGEPDLMSRRPRPRSEPLITRRLLVRAWALMGTISAALALGVYFIVLRSGGWYPGAPVDAASPLHGVYLQATTATFATIVACQVGTAFAARTERSSLRALGVLSNRPLLGAILVELLFVAAFCYLPPLQAIFGTAALPGWVLLLLIPCPVIVWSADEFVRWLGRRRGARRSRR; encoded by the coding sequence GTGACCGCGCCGGTGCAGGAGCGCCCGACCCGCGAACCGATCGAGCTGCTGCTGCGCGATCTCAAGACGGGACGGGAGGGGCTCGGCAGCCGCGAGGCCGCTCACCGGCTCGAGGTCTCCGGGCCCAACGCCCTGCCGCGCGGCCGCCGCGCGAGCTGGGTCGCCGAGGTCCTCCGCCAGCTGACGCACCCCCTGGCCCTGCTGCTGTGGGCGGCCGCGGTGCTGGCCTGGATCGCCGGGACCCCGGTGCTGTCGTGGGCGATCCTCGGCGTCATCGCCATCAACGCCGCGGTCGCCTACCTGCAGGAGCGGCAGGCGCAGCGCGCCATCGAGGCCCTCGCCCGCTACCTGCCGCAGCAGGCGACGGTGCTGCGCGACGGCGCGGTCGCGACCGTCGCGGCCATCGAGCTCGTGCCCGGCGACGTTCTGCTCGTCGGCGAGGGCGACCGGGTGTCCGCGGACGCCCGGCTCATCGCGGGGAGCGTCGAGGTCGACCTGTCGGCGCTCACCGGGGAATCGGTCCCCGTCAGCCGGTCGGCCGGCGCCGTCGACACGGCCGACCGGCTCGTCGACGCCCCCGACGCGCTCTTCTCCGGCTCCCAGTGCCTCTCGGGGGAGGGGCGGGCCGTCGTGTTCGCGACCGGCGCCTCCACCGAGCTCGGCCGCATCGCGACCCTGTCCCGCCAGGGCCGCCCGACCGCCAGCCCGCTCGAACGTCAGGTCCGGCGCTCCACCTGGCTCATCGCCGGGGTGGCCGTCGGCGTGGGCCTCCTCTTCCTGCCGCTCGGGCTGTGGGCGGGGCTCTCCTTCTCCGAGGCGGCGATCTTCGCCATCGGCCTGCTGGTCGCGAACGTCCCCGAAGGACTGCTGCCGACGATCACTCTCGCGCTCGCCGTGGGCGTGCGGGTGCTCGCGCGGCAGGGCGCGCTCGTGAAGCAGCTGTCGGCGGTGGAGACGCTGGGCTCGACCACGGTCATCTGCACCGACAAGACGGGCACCCTGACGCAGAACGCCATGCGCGTGAATCAGTTGTGGTGCGGGGGCGCCGGCTACGACGCGGCCGCTCGCGACCCGGTGCTCCAGCCGCTCGCCGAGGTGATGGCGGACTGCAACCAGCTCGAGCGGACCTCCGACCCGATGGAGGTGGCGCTGCGCGACGGCGCCGCCGAGCTCGGCGTCGAGCCCGCTCCCCGCGTGGCGACGTTCGCCTTCGACCCGGAGCGGAAGCGCATGAGCGTCGTCAGCCGGCGCGGGGCGGCCCTCACCGTGCTCGTCAAGGGAGCGCCCGAGATGCTGCTCGGCCTGTGCGCGTCGACCTACGACGGGCGGGCGCGGCAGCCGATGTCCGGCGACGGTCGCAACGCGGTGCTGGAGGCGGTCGACGGCTTCGCCCGGCGCGGACTGCGGGTGCTGGCGCTGGCCGCGAAAGAGGTGGAGGTCGTGCCTCCCTCAGCCGAAGCCGCCGAGTCGGGCCTCTGCTTCCTCGGGCTCGTCGCGCTGCTCGATCCGCCGCGGCCCGAGGTCGCGGCGGCGGTGGCGGCCTGTCACAGCGCCGGGATCACCATCCACGTCGTGACGGGCGACAACGGCTCCACGGCCGCTGAGATCGCCCAGGAGGTCGGCATCGGCGCGGAGCGCGTCGTCAACGGGCCGGACGCCGACGCGATGTCGGAGCCGCAGCTAGACGAGCTGCTCGGGGCCCCGGGCGAGATCGTCTTCGCTCGGAGCTCGCCCGAGGGCAAGCTGCGCATCGCGGAGGCGCTTCAGGAGACCGGCCACACCGTGGCGATGACGGGCGACGGCGTCAACGATGCGCCCGCCCTCCACCGGGCCGACATCGGCGTCGCCATGGGTCGCTCCGGGACGGATGTCGCCCGCGAGGCCGCCACGATGATCCTCACCGACGACAACTTCGCCACGATCGTCACCGCCGTCCGGGAGGGGCGGCGCGCGTACGACAACCTCCGCAAGTTCGTGCTCTACATCTTCGTGCACGCGGTCCCCGAGGTCGCTCCGTTCCTCCTCTTCGCGCTGGCGGGCGGTCTCGTCCCGCTGCCGCTGACCGTGCTGCAGATCCTGGCGATCGACCTCGGGACAGAGATCCTCCCCGCGCTGGCGCTGGGCCGCGAGAAGGGCGAGCCCGACCTCATGTCGCGCCGGCCGCGGCCGCGTTCCGAGCCGCTCATCACGCGGCGCCTGCTCGTCCGCGCCTGGGCGCTGATGGGGACCATCTCGGCCGCGCTCGCCCTGGGCGTGTACTTCATCGTGCTCCGGTCCGGAGGCTGGTACCCCGGAGCCCCGGTCGACGCCGCGAGCCCGCTCCACGGCGTGTACCTCCAGGCGACGACGGCGACGTTCGCGACGATCGTCGCCTGCCAGGTGGGCACCGCGTTCGCGGCCCGGACCGAGCGCTCCTCGCTGCGCGCGCTGGGCGTCCTGAGCAACCGCCCGCTGCTCGGGGCGATCCTCGTGGAGCTCCTGTTCGTGGCGGCCTTCTGCTACCTGCCGCCGCTGCAGGCGATCTTCGGCACCGCCGCGCTCCCCGGCTGGGTGCTCCTCCTACTGATTCCGTGCCCCGTCATCGTCTGGTCCGCCGACGAGTTCGTGCGGTGGCTCGGGCGCCGCCGCGGCGCCCGGAGGAGCCGTCGCTGA
- the ftsH gene encoding ATP-dependent zinc metalloprotease FtsH, with protein sequence MSSPSSGPPRRRSWILWLLTAFLLIGAGIALFLPAAAGQQTKTLTYSAFLNDVEAHKVATATIGTDGTVTGDLSSGAPYTTVVPVSLAGEQLLGTLHAGKVDVTAEPASQGSIWSSLLTWFLILAPIGLIIWFWSRISKSASRSGGLFGVGRSSAKLFTPSPAQTTFADVAGYEGAKAEVSEIVDFLRNPERYRRLGAKAPRGVLLVGPPGTGKTLLARAVAGEAQVAFFSVDGSSFVEMFVGVGASRVRDLFEKVRSSAPAILFIDEIDAIGQRRSSASSFAANDEREQTLNQLLAEMDGFETSSGVVVLAATNRPDILDPALLRPGRFDRHITVPLPNAAERAAILAVHCQGKPLDSDVDLGQIARATPGFSGADLANLANEAAIEAVRAGRTSIARRDFGAARDRLILGRRESSSVLLAEEKQQVAVHECGHAIVAALCDRADPVDRITILPAGETLGATEQLPVAEHRIQQEGALLDRLTTELGGRAAELIVYGEGSTGAAADLAAATSLATRMVRDFGLSDELGPVGYPTGEDPTASGATLNRPYSEQTQRAVDTEVSRLLREAESRAADLIATHRGALDALVARLIEAETLDGAVVYDIVGRPAPERVPDLAATPPSATAPPGAAAAPEPPHELVGGPDDDGARNQ encoded by the coding sequence ATGAGCAGCCCCTCCTCCGGTCCTCCGCGACGGCGATCCTGGATTCTCTGGCTGCTCACCGCGTTCCTCCTCATCGGCGCGGGAATAGCCCTCTTCCTCCCGGCCGCCGCGGGGCAGCAGACGAAGACGCTCACCTACTCCGCCTTCCTCAACGATGTGGAGGCGCACAAGGTCGCCACCGCGACGATCGGCACCGACGGGACCGTCACCGGCGACCTCTCGTCCGGAGCGCCGTACACGACGGTCGTGCCGGTCTCGCTCGCCGGGGAGCAGCTGCTCGGCACCCTCCACGCGGGCAAGGTCGACGTGACGGCCGAGCCGGCGAGCCAGGGATCGATCTGGTCGTCCCTGCTGACCTGGTTCCTCATCCTGGCGCCGATCGGGCTGATCATCTGGTTCTGGTCGCGCATCTCGAAGAGCGCGTCGCGCAGCGGCGGCCTCTTCGGGGTCGGCCGCTCGTCCGCCAAGCTGTTCACGCCGTCGCCCGCCCAGACGACCTTCGCCGATGTCGCCGGCTACGAGGGGGCGAAGGCCGAGGTGTCGGAGATCGTCGACTTCCTGCGGAACCCGGAGCGGTACCGGAGGCTCGGCGCGAAGGCGCCCCGCGGCGTCCTGCTCGTCGGGCCGCCGGGCACCGGCAAGACCCTGCTCGCGCGGGCCGTCGCCGGGGAGGCGCAGGTCGCGTTCTTCTCGGTCGACGGCTCGAGCTTCGTCGAGATGTTCGTCGGTGTCGGCGCCTCCCGGGTGCGCGACCTGTTCGAGAAGGTCCGGTCGAGCGCACCCGCGATCCTGTTCATCGACGAGATCGACGCGATCGGTCAGCGCCGCTCCAGCGCGAGCTCGTTCGCCGCCAACGACGAGCGGGAGCAGACGCTCAACCAGCTGCTCGCCGAGATGGACGGCTTCGAGACCTCCAGCGGCGTGGTCGTGCTCGCAGCGACGAACCGGCCCGATATCCTCGACCCCGCTCTGCTCCGTCCCGGCCGGTTCGACCGGCACATCACGGTCCCGCTCCCGAACGCGGCGGAGCGGGCCGCCATCCTCGCGGTGCACTGCCAGGGCAAACCGCTCGACTCCGACGTCGACCTCGGGCAGATCGCCCGGGCGACGCCGGGGTTCTCAGGAGCCGACCTCGCGAACCTCGCCAACGAGGCCGCCATCGAGGCGGTCCGGGCGGGGCGCACCTCCATCGCGCGCCGTGACTTCGGGGCCGCGCGCGATCGCCTGATCCTCGGGAGGCGCGAGAGCTCGAGCGTGCTGCTCGCCGAGGAGAAGCAGCAGGTCGCCGTCCACGAGTGCGGCCACGCGATCGTGGCGGCGCTGTGCGACCGGGCGGATCCCGTCGACCGCATCACGATCCTCCCCGCCGGCGAGACCCTCGGCGCGACCGAGCAGCTCCCGGTCGCCGAGCACCGCATCCAGCAGGAGGGAGCGCTGCTCGACCGCCTGACGACCGAGCTGGGAGGGCGCGCCGCCGAGCTGATCGTCTACGGGGAGGGCTCGACAGGCGCCGCGGCCGACCTCGCGGCGGCCACCTCGCTCGCCACGCGGATGGTGCGCGACTTCGGCCTGTCGGACGAGCTCGGCCCGGTCGGCTACCCGACCGGCGAGGACCCGACCGCCAGCGGCGCGACGCTCAACCGCCCCTACTCCGAGCAGACCCAGCGCGCCGTCGACACCGAGGTGTCGCGTCTCCTCCGGGAGGCGGAGAGCCGCGCCGCCGACCTCATCGCGACCCACCGCGGGGCTCTCGACGCCCTGGTGGCGCGGCTGATCGAGGCCGAGACGCTGGATGGCGCGGTCGTCTACGACATCGTCGGCCGGCCGGCGCCCGAGCGCGTCCCCGACCTCGCCGCGACCCCGCCGTCAGCGACGGCTCCTCCGGGCGCCGCGGCGGCGCCCGAGCCACCGCACGAACTCGTCGGCGGACCAGACGATGACGGGGCACGGAATCAGTAG
- a CDS encoding SDR family NAD(P)-dependent oxidoreductase: MSTHIVEGRFAGARVIVTGAGSGIGKATATRLLAEGATVIGTDISVQRLTELASELGSDRLLTVAGDISDETVVAEVVQIADGEITSLANVAGIMDDFLPPAEVEDALWDRVLRVNLTAVMRLTRAVLPGMLERGAGTIVNVSSEAGLRGSAAGAAYTASKHAVIGLTRSTAFFYGPRGVRCNAVAPGATITNIQAEFRSPYSTERMGPYLQTNVPQPASAEELAAAIAWLLSDDSSNVNGAILPSDNGWSVI; encoded by the coding sequence ATGAGCACACACATCGTCGAGGGGCGCTTCGCCGGCGCGCGCGTCATCGTCACGGGCGCCGGTTCCGGCATCGGCAAGGCGACGGCCACGCGGCTCCTCGCGGAGGGCGCCACCGTGATCGGAACCGACATCAGCGTGCAACGGCTCACCGAGCTCGCGAGCGAACTCGGCTCCGACCGGCTGCTCACGGTCGCGGGCGACATCAGCGACGAGACGGTCGTCGCCGAGGTCGTGCAGATCGCGGACGGCGAGATCACGTCGCTGGCGAACGTGGCCGGCATCATGGACGACTTCCTGCCTCCCGCCGAGGTCGAGGACGCCCTCTGGGACCGGGTGCTCCGCGTCAATCTGACCGCGGTCATGCGCCTGACCCGGGCCGTCCTCCCCGGCATGCTCGAGCGCGGCGCCGGGACGATCGTCAACGTGTCGTCGGAGGCGGGGTTGCGCGGCTCGGCGGCCGGTGCGGCCTACACCGCGTCCAAGCACGCGGTCATCGGCCTCACCCGCAGCACGGCCTTCTTCTACGGCCCGCGCGGGGTCCGCTGCAACGCGGTGGCGCCGGGGGCCACCATCACCAACATCCAGGCGGAGTTCCGCTCCCCCTATTCGACGGAGCGGATGGGTCCGTACCTTCAGACGAACGTGCCGCAGCCGGCGAGCGCCGAGGAGCTCGCCGCCGCGATCGCCTGGCTGCTCAGCGACGACTCGTCCAATGTGAACGGCGCGATCCTTCCGAGCGACAACGGGTGGTCGGTGATCTGA
- a CDS encoding acyl carrier protein, producing the protein MDTGQARAAVQAAFAEVAPDVDPGELTDGARLRQDLEIDSFDFLRLVQLIADTTGVDTPEQDYRRLDTVGGFVDYVAAHAR; encoded by the coding sequence ATGGACACCGGACAGGCCCGAGCCGCCGTCCAGGCCGCGTTCGCGGAGGTGGCGCCCGACGTCGACCCGGGCGAGCTCACCGACGGAGCCCGGCTGCGCCAGGATCTCGAGATCGACTCGTTCGACTTCCTGCGCCTGGTCCAGCTGATCGCCGACACGACCGGGGTGGACACGCCGGAGCAGGACTACCGCCGCCTCGACACGGTGGGCGGCTTCGTCGACTACGTGGCGGCGCACGCCCGATGA